In the genome of Drosophila subpulchrella strain 33 F10 #4 breed RU33 chromosome 2L, RU_Dsub_v1.1 Primary Assembly, whole genome shotgun sequence, one region contains:
- the LOC119546089 gene encoding annulin-like — MRNWLNVWENPFLSTRPSSDHEDVTSSEVLSVEKVDLCLDDNHDNHHTSHFYSATEKEALIVRRGEPFKLRINFNRDYRPSKDKLNLIISVADDANSSPGKGTHNALLLHETIDNLGEPTEWGAGIVSHEGQMVTFLIKSPSNCPVAVWKLEIDTKLLGGGSKSYPLPLPIYVLFNPWCADDQVYLEDRDQRKEYVMNDTTLIWRGSYNNLHQSAWKIGQFERYVLECSLSVLGSVAKIPPAFRGDPVKVARALSALVNVIDDHGILVGNWTNDFSGGVAPFNWTGSTEILQEFYKTKKPVKYAQCWVYGGVLATIARCLGIPARIITCFSSAHDTQASLTLDYFLDENNKNVGNERCWNFHVWNELWMQRPDLGDGKHGKFDGWQVVDGTPQETSDKIYQLGPAPISSVKNGEIQTPFDVGFVFAEVNADIVYWRYMGPNHPIKLINRNIDGIGKNISTKAVLKWEREDVTNSYKYAERSKEERSTMLEALKHSSNEFTRYYLNEDFNDVEFELDLNHDITIGKDFGVLLKLTNKSESRTHVATGTIRCDAVLYTGRGAEEVKELCFDLKLQPGGSDHVRMEVSFKEYFEKMSSHASFHITAAAKVKDTDFDYFKQDNFRVRKPAIKLIFGEDDIEVKKEMKVTMILENPLPISLQDGVFIVDGPGFKQPLKFKIGETAVGEKAVATFKHTPPYAGRGTMVVKFHSVELDDVDGYINYDIAPRS; from the exons ATGCGCAATTGGCTGAACGTATGGGAAAATCCTTTCCTTAGCACTCGACCTTCATCAGATCATGAAG ATGTCACGAGCTCAGAGGTTCTGAGCGTTGAGAAAGTAGATCTCTGCCTGGACGACAACCATGATAATCACCACACTAGTCACTTCTACTCGGCAACTGAAAAGGAAGCCCTGATCGTGAGAAGAGGAGAGCCTTTCAAGCTAAGGATCAATTTCAACCGAGACTACAGACCTAGCAAGGATAAGCTCAATCTTATCATCAGCGTGGCGGATGACGCCAATTCGAGTCCTGGAAAAGGAACCCACAATGCCCTGTTGCTCCATGAGACCATTGATAATTTGGGGGAACCGACGGAATGGGGTGCGGGGATTGTATCGCATGAAGGTCAAATGGTTACTTTTCTGATCAAATCGCCATCAAATTGTCCTGTAGCGGTGTGGAAACTGGAGATCGACACTAAGCTGCTGGGCGGTGGTTCGAAGAGCTATCCCCTTCCTCTGCCCATCTATGTCCTTTTTAATCCCTGGTGTGCAGATGATCAGGTCTATCTCGAGGACCGTGACCAAAGGAAGGAGTACGTCATGAACGATACCACTCTTATCTGGAGAGGATCCTACAACAACCTGCACCAATCGGCTTGGAAAATCGGACAGTTTGAACGATACGTGCTGGAGTGCAGCTTGAGTGTCCTTGGAAGTGTGGCTAAGATCCCACCCGCCTTCAGAGGTGATCCTGTGAAAGTTGCCCGTGCCTTGTCCGCCCTGGTGAACGTTATCGATGATCATGGCATCCTGGTGGGAAATTGGACAAACGATTTCTCGGGTGGTGTTGCACCGTTTAACTGGACCGGTTCAACGGAGATCCTTCAGGAATTctacaaaaccaaaaaaccgGTAAAGTACGCTCAATGCTGGGTCTACGGCGGTGTCCTGGCTACCATTGCCAGGTGTCTGGGAATACCGGCTAGGATAATCACCTGCTTCTCATCTGCTCATGATACCCAAGCCTCTTTGACCCTGGATTATTTCCTTGATGAGAATAACAAGAATGTGGGTAATGAGAGATGTTGGAACTTTCATGTATGGAACGAATTGTGGATGCAGCGACCGGACTTGGGAGATGGAAAACATGGTAAATTCGATGGCTGGCAGGTGGTAGATGGTACTCCGCAGGAGACTTCCGATAAAATTTATCAACTGGGTCCCGCACCCATTTCATCCGTGAAAAATGGTGAGATCCAAACACCCTTCGATGTTGGATTTGTTTTCGCGGAGGTAAATGCTGATATTGTTTATTGGCGCTACATGGGCCCCAACCATCCGATCAAGCTTATTAACAGGAATATCGATGGTATAGGTAAAAATATCAGCACTAAGGCTGTCCTAAAATGGGAAAGGGAAGACGTCACCAATAGCTACAAATATGCAGAGCGTTCCAAGGAAGAGAGAAGCACTATGCTCGAGGCCCTAAAACATTCCAGTAATGAATTTACCAGATACTATCTAAATGAAGATTTTAATGATGTAGAGTTTGAATTGGATCTAAACCACGACATCACTATCGGGAAGGACTTCGGTGTCCTCTTGAAGCTGACCAATAAGAGCGAAAGTCGAACTCATGTGGCTACTGGAACTATCCGTTGCGATGCCGTTCTGTACACCGGAAGGGGTGCAGAGGAGGTCAAGGAATTGTGCTTCGATTTAAAACTGCAACCCGGAGGCAGTGACCACGTTCGCATGGAGGTCAGCTTTAAGGAGTATTTCGAAAAGATGTCCTCCCACGCATCCTTTCACATTACAGCAGCCGCCAAGGTTAAGGACACCGATTTCGATTACTTCAAGCAGGACAATTTCCGGGTTCGCAAACCGGCCATTAAACTTATTTTTGGAGAGGATGACATCGAGGTCAAAAAGGAGATGAAAGTGACCATGATCCTAGAGAACCCGCTCCCAATTTCATTGCAGGACGGTGTGTTCATCGTGGATGGACCGGGCTTCAAGCAGCCTCTGAAATTCAAG ATCGGAGAAACAGCTGTGGGTGAAAAAGCGGTAGCGACATTCAAACACACTCCCCCCTATGCTGGGCGTGGCACAATGGTGGTCAAGTTCCACTCCGTGGAGCTAGATGATGTCGATGGCTACATAAACTATGATATTGCACCTCGGTCGTAG
- the LOC119545977 gene encoding inactive pancreatic lipase-related protein 1 isoform X1 has product MLMETCCAFKLSLNGIPLGSLSWLIKTSANIADIRNRWAMEPKGPVGIRGEVALNQEDYNKTWIYMPNGQGKPEVAYLVEPPPENRINLPQLIKFELYGRDSSSSADFWIDENNFEFPQRHKRDTWQEMAEKFNPDLDTKILVHGWKSSTMSNSIQSIRGAYIERGQVNVFAINWKDQADNIYYLTPARYTVQVGRAVAKLIDLLVEEKDADPNRIHLIGHSLGAHIMGYAGSYTKYRVNRITGLDPARPAFEDCIGPENHLDDTDANFVDVIHSCAGYLGFRKPIGMVDFYPNGGGPPQPGCKELSQIFTGCSHGRSYEYYAESINSPKGFFGVPCSGLDELKGKNCTGGKILMGDPVPRDARGIFFVKTANKPSYALGIDDIWSN; this is encoded by the exons ATGTTAATGGAAACATGTTGTGCATTTAAATTATCGCTCAATGGcattccgcttggctccttaAGCTGGCTAATTAAAACCAGCGCTAACATTGCGGATATTCGGAATAGATGGGCGATGGAGCCAAAAGGGCCAG TTGGCATTCGTGGCGAGGTGGCTCTAAACCAGGAGGATTACAATAAGACCTGGATTTATATGCCCAATGGACAGGGTAAGCCGGAGGTGGCCTACCTGGTGGAACCTCCGCCCGAAAACCGTATCAACCTTCCCCAGCTCATCAAGTTTGAACTCTATGGGAG GGATTCCAGTTCTAGCGCAGATTTCTGGATTGATGAAAACAATTTTGAGTTTCCACAACGCCACAAGCGAGACACTTGGCAGGAGATGGCCGAAAAGTTTAATCCGGACCTGGACACAAAGATCCTCGTCCACGGCTGGAAGTCCAGCACCATGAGCAACTCGATCCAATCGATTCGCGGAGCTTATATCGAACGGGGCCAGGTGAACGTTTTTGCCATCAACTGGAAGGATCAGGCGGATAATATTTACTACCTGACTCCGGCTCGATACACAGTGCAAGTGGGCAGGGCGGTTGCAAAGCTGATTGATCTCCTCGTGGAGGAGAAGGACGCGGATCCGAATAGGATACACCTCATAGGCCACAGTCTGGGTGCACACATAATGGGCTATGCGGGCTCCTACACCAAGTACAGGGTTAACCGCATCACTGGTCTGGATCCGGCGCGGCCTGCTTTCGAGGATTGCATCGGCCCGGAGAATCACCTGGACGATACGGACGCAAACTTTGTGGATGTTATTCACAGTTGTGCCGGTTATCTGGGATTCAGAAAACCAATCGGTATGGTGGATTTTTATCCAAATGGTGGGGGACCACCGCAGCCGGGTTGCAAGGAGCTTTCACAGATTTTTA CTGGTTGCAGTCATGGACGTTCGTACGAATATTATGCAGAATCCATTAATTCACCAAAAGGCTTTTTTGGTGTTCCCTGCTCTGGACTAGATGAACTTAAGGGAAAAAACTGTACAGGCGGCAAAATCTTGATGGGGGACCCTGTTCCCCGCGACGCTCGGGGGATATTTTTTGTGAAAACGGCCAACAAACCGAGCTATGCCTTGGGAATCGATGATATATGGAGTAACTAA
- the LOC119545977 gene encoding inactive pancreatic lipase-related protein 1 isoform X2, producing MLLLCWLCGLALYWMVGIRGEVALNQEDYNKTWIYMPNGQGKPEVAYLVEPPPENRINLPQLIKFELYGRDSSSSADFWIDENNFEFPQRHKRDTWQEMAEKFNPDLDTKILVHGWKSSTMSNSIQSIRGAYIERGQVNVFAINWKDQADNIYYLTPARYTVQVGRAVAKLIDLLVEEKDADPNRIHLIGHSLGAHIMGYAGSYTKYRVNRITGLDPARPAFEDCIGPENHLDDTDANFVDVIHSCAGYLGFRKPIGMVDFYPNGGGPPQPGCKELSQIFTGCSHGRSYEYYAESINSPKGFFGVPCSGLDELKGKNCTGGKILMGDPVPRDARGIFFVKTANKPSYALGIDDIWSN from the exons ATGTTGCTACTTTGCTGGCTCTGTGGCTTGGCCCTTTATTGGATGG TTGGCATTCGTGGCGAGGTGGCTCTAAACCAGGAGGATTACAATAAGACCTGGATTTATATGCCCAATGGACAGGGTAAGCCGGAGGTGGCCTACCTGGTGGAACCTCCGCCCGAAAACCGTATCAACCTTCCCCAGCTCATCAAGTTTGAACTCTATGGGAG GGATTCCAGTTCTAGCGCAGATTTCTGGATTGATGAAAACAATTTTGAGTTTCCACAACGCCACAAGCGAGACACTTGGCAGGAGATGGCCGAAAAGTTTAATCCGGACCTGGACACAAAGATCCTCGTCCACGGCTGGAAGTCCAGCACCATGAGCAACTCGATCCAATCGATTCGCGGAGCTTATATCGAACGGGGCCAGGTGAACGTTTTTGCCATCAACTGGAAGGATCAGGCGGATAATATTTACTACCTGACTCCGGCTCGATACACAGTGCAAGTGGGCAGGGCGGTTGCAAAGCTGATTGATCTCCTCGTGGAGGAGAAGGACGCGGATCCGAATAGGATACACCTCATAGGCCACAGTCTGGGTGCACACATAATGGGCTATGCGGGCTCCTACACCAAGTACAGGGTTAACCGCATCACTGGTCTGGATCCGGCGCGGCCTGCTTTCGAGGATTGCATCGGCCCGGAGAATCACCTGGACGATACGGACGCAAACTTTGTGGATGTTATTCACAGTTGTGCCGGTTATCTGGGATTCAGAAAACCAATCGGTATGGTGGATTTTTATCCAAATGGTGGGGGACCACCGCAGCCGGGTTGCAAGGAGCTTTCACAGATTTTTA CTGGTTGCAGTCATGGACGTTCGTACGAATATTATGCAGAATCCATTAATTCACCAAAAGGCTTTTTTGGTGTTCCCTGCTCTGGACTAGATGAACTTAAGGGAAAAAACTGTACAGGCGGCAAAATCTTGATGGGGGACCCTGTTCCCCGCGACGCTCGGGGGATATTTTTTGTGAAAACGGCCAACAAACCGAGCTATGCCTTGGGAATCGATGATATATGGAGTAACTAA
- the LOC119545979 gene encoding barrier-to-autointegration factor: protein MSGTSQKYRNFVAEPMGNKSVTELAGIGETLGGRLAEAGFDKAYTVLGQFLVLKKDEELFKDWMKEVCHASSKQASDCYNCLNDWCEEFL from the exons ATGTCGGGCACTTCGCAAAAATACAGGAACTTTGTGGCGGAGCCAATGGGCAACAAGTCGGTGACAGAATTGGCCGGAATCGGCGAAACCCTCGGCGGACGCTTGGCGGAAGCTGGATTCGACAAG GCCTACACAGTCTTGGGCCAGTTCCTGGTACTGAAGAAGGACGAGGAACTGTTCAAGGACTGGATGAAGGAGGTGTGCCACGCGAGCTCCAAGCAGGCGTCCGATTGCTACAACTGCCTCAACGACTGGTGCGAAGAGTTCTTGTAA
- the LOC119545977 gene encoding inactive pancreatic lipase-related protein 1 isoform X3, with translation MSSNALACICNVINPCRNEVSTTFVVVQWLITGFAALAQVVRPVLLLFGIRGEVALNQEDYNKTWIYMPNGQGKPEVAYLVEPPPENRINLPQLIKFELYGRDSSSSADFWIDENNFEFPQRHKRDTWQEMAEKFNPDLDTKILVHGWKSSTMSNSIQSIRGAYIERGQVNVFAINWKDQADNIYYLTPARYTVQVGRAVAKLIDLLVEEKDADPNRIHLIGHSLGAHIMGYAGSYTKYRVNRITGLDPARPAFEDCIGPENHLDDTDANFVDVIHSCAGYLGFRKPIGMVDFYPNGGGPPQPGCKELSQIFTGCSHGRSYEYYAESINSPKGFFGVPCSGLDELKGKNCTGGKILMGDPVPRDARGIFFVKTANKPSYALGIDDIWSN, from the exons ATGTCCTCGAATGCGCTGGCCTGCATCTGCAATGTGATAAATCCCTGTCGTAACGAGGTCTCCACCACATTTGTGGTTGTTCAG TGGCTTATTACCGGCTTTGCTGCCCTCGCCCAGGTGGTGCGACCCGTGCTCCTGCTCT TTGGCATTCGTGGCGAGGTGGCTCTAAACCAGGAGGATTACAATAAGACCTGGATTTATATGCCCAATGGACAGGGTAAGCCGGAGGTGGCCTACCTGGTGGAACCTCCGCCCGAAAACCGTATCAACCTTCCCCAGCTCATCAAGTTTGAACTCTATGGGAG GGATTCCAGTTCTAGCGCAGATTTCTGGATTGATGAAAACAATTTTGAGTTTCCACAACGCCACAAGCGAGACACTTGGCAGGAGATGGCCGAAAAGTTTAATCCGGACCTGGACACAAAGATCCTCGTCCACGGCTGGAAGTCCAGCACCATGAGCAACTCGATCCAATCGATTCGCGGAGCTTATATCGAACGGGGCCAGGTGAACGTTTTTGCCATCAACTGGAAGGATCAGGCGGATAATATTTACTACCTGACTCCGGCTCGATACACAGTGCAAGTGGGCAGGGCGGTTGCAAAGCTGATTGATCTCCTCGTGGAGGAGAAGGACGCGGATCCGAATAGGATACACCTCATAGGCCACAGTCTGGGTGCACACATAATGGGCTATGCGGGCTCCTACACCAAGTACAGGGTTAACCGCATCACTGGTCTGGATCCGGCGCGGCCTGCTTTCGAGGATTGCATCGGCCCGGAGAATCACCTGGACGATACGGACGCAAACTTTGTGGATGTTATTCACAGTTGTGCCGGTTATCTGGGATTCAGAAAACCAATCGGTATGGTGGATTTTTATCCAAATGGTGGGGGACCACCGCAGCCGGGTTGCAAGGAGCTTTCACAGATTTTTA CTGGTTGCAGTCATGGACGTTCGTACGAATATTATGCAGAATCCATTAATTCACCAAAAGGCTTTTTTGGTGTTCCCTGCTCTGGACTAGATGAACTTAAGGGAAAAAACTGTACAGGCGGCAAAATCTTGATGGGGGACCCTGTTCCCCGCGACGCTCGGGGGATATTTTTTGTGAAAACGGCCAACAAACCGAGCTATGCCTTGGGAATCGATGATATATGGAGTAACTAA